The following coding sequences lie in one Miscanthus floridulus cultivar M001 chromosome 9, ASM1932011v1, whole genome shotgun sequence genomic window:
- the LOC136484332 gene encoding receptor like protein kinase S.2-like isoform X3, with amino-acid sequence MSDQQASEVEDLERIFADASKDPIQISYGVIKSITKNFAQVIGNGAFGVVYLGALKNGMVAVKKLSQSTNDLSDTQFLAEVKCLKRVKHQNIVRFLGYCVESHGEVIEIDGKHVIAEVQQRLLCFEYVPNGSLHDYLQDFGVSRCIDENQSTICTVNLYGTPGYIAPELIDKNTISFKSDIFSFGIIMARLLTGSNGSITENWHETLNTDCQQMKRCIEVAKNCVESEPYKRPTIADIVHKLNEIETTIQKVPQVVNEPRNDPSSSLHQVVKRFKALSVQTLHEYSRFADIYEDLNVLEHIVEGSENPSNLSYPLLQFITENFSDKRKIGHNELGECFKGIVQIVVVTRLSGSLNINDGVFHQQIGNIMMARHQNVVQFLGYCSYAVEKKVEIGGDVVIAEKRERLLCFEYLSKGNLSNHLSDELSGLEWHTRYQIIKGICEGLCYLHKEKDIIHMDLKPASILLDDDMVPKIADFGISKLICTSDERLRQLGYSAPERMSDGVTSRKADIYSLGVIITELVTGSKTKPSITNIKWQVLCRWEQRWNKSGERMPSVHQVTKCLELAQSCLHKAPNRRPFVWDIIRELNKLDKEDLYI; translated from the exons ATGAGTGACCAACAAGCAAGTGAAGTTGAAGACCTGGAGCGCATATTTGCTGATGCGAGCAAGGACCCCATCCAGATATCATATGGAGTAATTAAGTCCATCACAAAAAATTTCGCTCAAGTGATTGGTAATGGTGCATTCGGTGTTGTTTACCTG GGAGCTCTTAAAAATGGGATGGTtgctgtgaagaagctttcccaGTCTACGAATGATCTTTCTGACACACAATTTTTGGCCGAGGTTAAATGTCTAAAGAGGGTAAAGCACCAAAATATTGTAAGATTTCTGGGGTATTGTGTAGAATCGCATGGGGAAGTGATAGAAATAGATGGAAAACATGTGATTGCTGAGGTACAACAAAGGTTACTCTGCTTTGAGTATGTACCGAATGGAAGCCTTCACGATTATCTTCAAG ATTTTGGTGTGTCAAGGTGCATTGATGAAAATCAATCTACGATATGTACAGTCAATCTATATGGAACACC GGGATATATTGCACCAGAATTAATTGATAAAAATACAATATCATTCAAGTCAGACATATTCAGTTTTGGCATTATCATGGCCAGATTATTGACAGGGAGTAACGGGAGTATTACTGAAAAC tggcatgaaacattaaatacaGACTGCCAACAAATGAAGAGATGCATTGAAGTAGCAAAAAATTGTGTCGAATCTGAACCTTATAAGAGACCCACCATTGCTGACATAGTCCATAAGCTTAATGAGATAGAAACCACAATTCAAAAGGTTCCACAAGTTGTTAATGAGCCGAGAAATGACCCAAGCTCTTCATTACATCAG GTTGTTAAAAGATTCAAGGCACTGTCTGTACAAACTCTTCATGAATATTCTAG ATTTGCTGATATATATGAGGATCTAAATGTGTTGGAGCATATAGTTGAAGGAAGCGAGAATCCAAGTAATCTGTCGTATCCACTTTTACAATTCATCACTGAAAACTTCTCTGATAAGCGAAAGATTGGTCATAATGAACTCGGAGAATGTTTCAAG GGTATCGTGCAGATTGTTGTTGTGACAAGGCTTTCAGGGAGCCTCAATATTAACGATGGGGTGTTTCATCAGCAGATTGGAAATATAATGATGGCTCGGCACCAAAATGTAGTGCAGTTTCTAGGATACTGTTCTTATGCAGTAGAAAAGAAGGTAGAAATAGGTGGTGACGTTGTCATTGCTGAGAAACGCGAAAGATTGCTCTGTTTCGAGTATTTAAGCAAAGGAAATCTTAGCAATCATCTTTCTG ATGAACTAAGTGGACTTGAATGGCATACACGTTATCAGATAATTAAGGGAATCTGTGAGGGTTTGTGTTATCTTCACAAGGAAAAGGATATCATTCACATGGATCTCAAACCTGCAAGTATCCTACTAGATGATGACATGGTTCCAAAGATTGCAGATTTTGGTATATCAAAACTCATATGTACGAGTGATGAACGTCTGCGGCAGCT TGGATACTCAGCTCCAGAGAGGATGTCTGATGGCGTGACATCACGTAAGGCAGACATTTATAGTCTGGGCGTCATAATCACAGAGTTGGTGACTGGAAGTAAGACGAAGCCTAGTATTACTAAT ATAAAATGGCAGGTACTTTGTAGATGGGAACAAAGGTGGAACAAATCAGGAGAACGTATGCCATCGGTTCATCAAGTGACAAAATGCCTCGAATTGGCTCAAAGCTGCTTGCACAAAGCCCCGAACAGAAGACCTTTTGTATGGGATATAATACGTGAGCTCAACAAACTGGATAAAGAAGATTTATATATTTGA
- the LOC136484332 gene encoding uncharacterized protein isoform X1, with protein MSDQQASEVEDLERIFADASKDPIQISYGVIKSITKNFAQVIGNGAFGVVYLGALKNGMVAVKKLSQSTNDLSDTQFLAEVKCLKRVKHQNIVRFLGYCVESHGEVIEIDGKHVIAEVQQRLLCFEYVPNGSLHDYLQGFTSTEKTYGFEWNIRYQIIKGICAGLHYLHQARIYHLDLKPGNVLLGTHMEPKITDFGVSRCIDENQSTICTVNLYGTPGYIAPELIDKNTISFKSDIFSFGIIMARLLTGSNGSITENWHETLNTDCQQMKRCIEVAKNCVESEPYKRPTIADIVHKLNEIETTIQKVPQVVNEPRNDPSSSLHQVVKRFKALSVQTLHEYSRFADIYEDLNVLEHIVEGSENPSNLSYPLLQFITENFSDKRKIGHNELGECFKGIVQIVVVTRLSGSLNINDGVFHQQIGNIMMARHQNVVQFLGYCSYAVEKKVEIGGDVVIAEKRERLLCFEYLSKGNLSNHLSDELSGLEWHTRYQIIKGICEGLCYLHKEKDIIHMDLKPASILLDDDMVPKIADFGISKLICTSDERLRQLGYSAPERMSDGVTSRKADIYSLGVIITELVTGSKTKPSITNIKWQVLCRWEQRWNKSGERMPSVHQVTKCLELAQSCLHKAPNRRPFVWDIIRELNKLDKEDLYI; from the exons ATGAGTGACCAACAAGCAAGTGAAGTTGAAGACCTGGAGCGCATATTTGCTGATGCGAGCAAGGACCCCATCCAGATATCATATGGAGTAATTAAGTCCATCACAAAAAATTTCGCTCAAGTGATTGGTAATGGTGCATTCGGTGTTGTTTACCTG GGAGCTCTTAAAAATGGGATGGTtgctgtgaagaagctttcccaGTCTACGAATGATCTTTCTGACACACAATTTTTGGCCGAGGTTAAATGTCTAAAGAGGGTAAAGCACCAAAATATTGTAAGATTTCTGGGGTATTGTGTAGAATCGCATGGGGAAGTGATAGAAATAGATGGAAAACATGTGATTGCTGAGGTACAACAAAGGTTACTCTGCTTTGAGTATGTACCGAATGGAAGCCTTCACGATTATCTTCAAG GCTTCACTTCTACAGAGAAAACTTATGGATTTGAATGGAATATTCGCTATCAAATAATTAAGGGAATTTGTGCGGGTTTGCATTATCTTCATCAAGCACGTATTTATCATTTGGATCTCAAACCTGGAAATGTGCTGCTGGGTACTCACATGGAGCCAAAAATTACAGATTTTGGTGTGTCAAGGTGCATTGATGAAAATCAATCTACGATATGTACAGTCAATCTATATGGAACACC GGGATATATTGCACCAGAATTAATTGATAAAAATACAATATCATTCAAGTCAGACATATTCAGTTTTGGCATTATCATGGCCAGATTATTGACAGGGAGTAACGGGAGTATTACTGAAAAC tggcatgaaacattaaatacaGACTGCCAACAAATGAAGAGATGCATTGAAGTAGCAAAAAATTGTGTCGAATCTGAACCTTATAAGAGACCCACCATTGCTGACATAGTCCATAAGCTTAATGAGATAGAAACCACAATTCAAAAGGTTCCACAAGTTGTTAATGAGCCGAGAAATGACCCAAGCTCTTCATTACATCAG GTTGTTAAAAGATTCAAGGCACTGTCTGTACAAACTCTTCATGAATATTCTAG ATTTGCTGATATATATGAGGATCTAAATGTGTTGGAGCATATAGTTGAAGGAAGCGAGAATCCAAGTAATCTGTCGTATCCACTTTTACAATTCATCACTGAAAACTTCTCTGATAAGCGAAAGATTGGTCATAATGAACTCGGAGAATGTTTCAAG GGTATCGTGCAGATTGTTGTTGTGACAAGGCTTTCAGGGAGCCTCAATATTAACGATGGGGTGTTTCATCAGCAGATTGGAAATATAATGATGGCTCGGCACCAAAATGTAGTGCAGTTTCTAGGATACTGTTCTTATGCAGTAGAAAAGAAGGTAGAAATAGGTGGTGACGTTGTCATTGCTGAGAAACGCGAAAGATTGCTCTGTTTCGAGTATTTAAGCAAAGGAAATCTTAGCAATCATCTTTCTG ATGAACTAAGTGGACTTGAATGGCATACACGTTATCAGATAATTAAGGGAATCTGTGAGGGTTTGTGTTATCTTCACAAGGAAAAGGATATCATTCACATGGATCTCAAACCTGCAAGTATCCTACTAGATGATGACATGGTTCCAAAGATTGCAGATTTTGGTATATCAAAACTCATATGTACGAGTGATGAACGTCTGCGGCAGCT TGGATACTCAGCTCCAGAGAGGATGTCTGATGGCGTGACATCACGTAAGGCAGACATTTATAGTCTGGGCGTCATAATCACAGAGTTGGTGACTGGAAGTAAGACGAAGCCTAGTATTACTAAT ATAAAATGGCAGGTACTTTGTAGATGGGAACAAAGGTGGAACAAATCAGGAGAACGTATGCCATCGGTTCATCAAGTGACAAAATGCCTCGAATTGGCTCAAAGCTGCTTGCACAAAGCCCCGAACAGAAGACCTTTTGTATGGGATATAATACGTGAGCTCAACAAACTGGATAAAGAAGATTTATATATTTGA
- the LOC136484332 gene encoding uncharacterized protein isoform X2: MSDQQASEVEDLERIFADASKDPIQISYGVIKSITKNFAQVIGNGAFGVVYLGALKNGMVAVKKLSQSTNDLSDTQFLAEVKCLKRVKHQNIVRFLGYCVESHGEVIEIDGKHVIAEVQQRLLCFEYVPNGSLHDYLQGFTSTEKTYGFEWNIRYQIIKGICAGLHYLHQARIYHLDLKPGNVLLGTHMEPKITDFGVSRCIDENQSTICTVNLYGTPGYIAPELIDKNTISFKSDIFSFGIIMARLLTGSNGSITENWHETLNTDCQQMKRCIEVAKNCVESEPYKRPTIADIVHKLNEIETTIQKVPQVVNEPRNDPSSSLHQVVKRFKALSVQTLHEYSRFADIYEDLNVLEHIVEGSENPSNLSYPLLQFITENFSDKRKIGHNELGECFKGIVQIVVVTRLSGSLNINDGVFHQQIGNIMMARHQNVVQFLGYCSYAVEKKVEIGGDVVIAEKRERLLCFEYLSKGNLSNHLSDELSGLEWHTRYQIIKGICEGLCYLHKEKDIIHMDLKPASILLDDDMVPKIADFGISKLICTSDERLRQLGYSAPERMSDGVTSRKADIYSLGVIITELVTGSKTKPSITNVLCRWEQRWNKSGERMPSVHQVTKCLELAQSCLHKAPNRRPFVWDIIRELNKLDKEDLYI; the protein is encoded by the exons ATGAGTGACCAACAAGCAAGTGAAGTTGAAGACCTGGAGCGCATATTTGCTGATGCGAGCAAGGACCCCATCCAGATATCATATGGAGTAATTAAGTCCATCACAAAAAATTTCGCTCAAGTGATTGGTAATGGTGCATTCGGTGTTGTTTACCTG GGAGCTCTTAAAAATGGGATGGTtgctgtgaagaagctttcccaGTCTACGAATGATCTTTCTGACACACAATTTTTGGCCGAGGTTAAATGTCTAAAGAGGGTAAAGCACCAAAATATTGTAAGATTTCTGGGGTATTGTGTAGAATCGCATGGGGAAGTGATAGAAATAGATGGAAAACATGTGATTGCTGAGGTACAACAAAGGTTACTCTGCTTTGAGTATGTACCGAATGGAAGCCTTCACGATTATCTTCAAG GCTTCACTTCTACAGAGAAAACTTATGGATTTGAATGGAATATTCGCTATCAAATAATTAAGGGAATTTGTGCGGGTTTGCATTATCTTCATCAAGCACGTATTTATCATTTGGATCTCAAACCTGGAAATGTGCTGCTGGGTACTCACATGGAGCCAAAAATTACAGATTTTGGTGTGTCAAGGTGCATTGATGAAAATCAATCTACGATATGTACAGTCAATCTATATGGAACACC GGGATATATTGCACCAGAATTAATTGATAAAAATACAATATCATTCAAGTCAGACATATTCAGTTTTGGCATTATCATGGCCAGATTATTGACAGGGAGTAACGGGAGTATTACTGAAAAC tggcatgaaacattaaatacaGACTGCCAACAAATGAAGAGATGCATTGAAGTAGCAAAAAATTGTGTCGAATCTGAACCTTATAAGAGACCCACCATTGCTGACATAGTCCATAAGCTTAATGAGATAGAAACCACAATTCAAAAGGTTCCACAAGTTGTTAATGAGCCGAGAAATGACCCAAGCTCTTCATTACATCAG GTTGTTAAAAGATTCAAGGCACTGTCTGTACAAACTCTTCATGAATATTCTAG ATTTGCTGATATATATGAGGATCTAAATGTGTTGGAGCATATAGTTGAAGGAAGCGAGAATCCAAGTAATCTGTCGTATCCACTTTTACAATTCATCACTGAAAACTTCTCTGATAAGCGAAAGATTGGTCATAATGAACTCGGAGAATGTTTCAAG GGTATCGTGCAGATTGTTGTTGTGACAAGGCTTTCAGGGAGCCTCAATATTAACGATGGGGTGTTTCATCAGCAGATTGGAAATATAATGATGGCTCGGCACCAAAATGTAGTGCAGTTTCTAGGATACTGTTCTTATGCAGTAGAAAAGAAGGTAGAAATAGGTGGTGACGTTGTCATTGCTGAGAAACGCGAAAGATTGCTCTGTTTCGAGTATTTAAGCAAAGGAAATCTTAGCAATCATCTTTCTG ATGAACTAAGTGGACTTGAATGGCATACACGTTATCAGATAATTAAGGGAATCTGTGAGGGTTTGTGTTATCTTCACAAGGAAAAGGATATCATTCACATGGATCTCAAACCTGCAAGTATCCTACTAGATGATGACATGGTTCCAAAGATTGCAGATTTTGGTATATCAAAACTCATATGTACGAGTGATGAACGTCTGCGGCAGCT TGGATACTCAGCTCCAGAGAGGATGTCTGATGGCGTGACATCACGTAAGGCAGACATTTATAGTCTGGGCGTCATAATCACAGAGTTGGTGACTGGAAGTAAGACGAAGCCTAGTATTACTAAT GTACTTTGTAGATGGGAACAAAGGTGGAACAAATCAGGAGAACGTATGCCATCGGTTCATCAAGTGACAAAATGCCTCGAATTGGCTCAAAGCTGCTTGCACAAAGCCCCGAACAGAAGACCTTTTGTATGGGATATAATACGTGAGCTCAACAAACTGGATAAAGAAGATTTATATATTTGA
- the LOC136484332 gene encoding cysteine-rich receptor-like protein kinase 25 isoform X5, which produces MSDQQASEVEDLERIFADASKDPIQISYGVIKSITKNFAQVIGNGAFGVVYLGALKNGMVAVKKLSQSTNDLSDTQFLAEVKCLKRVKHQNIVRFLGYCVESHGEVIEIDGKHVIAEVQQRLLCFEYVPNGSLHDYLQGFTSTEKTYGFEWNIRYQIIKGICAGLHYLHQARIYHLDLKPGNVLLGTHMEPKITDFGVSRCIDENQSTICTVNLYGTPGYIAPELIDKNTISFKSDIFSFGIIMARLLTGSNGSITENWHETLNTDCQQMKRCIEVAKNCVESEPYKRPTIADIVHKLNEIETTIQKVPQVVNEPRNDPSSSLHQVVKRFKALSVQTLHEYSRFADIYEDLNVLEHIVEGSENPSNLSYPLLQFITENFSDKRKIGHNELGECFKGIVQIVVVTRLSGSLNINDGVFHQQIGNIMMARHQNVVQFLGYCSYAVEKKVEIGGDVVIAEKRERLLCFEYLSKGNLSNHLSDELSGLEWHTRYQIIKGICEGLCYLHKEKDIIHMDLKPASILLDDDMVPKIADFGISKLICTSDERLRQLGYSAPERMSDGVTSRKADIYSLGVIITELVTGSTL; this is translated from the exons ATGAGTGACCAACAAGCAAGTGAAGTTGAAGACCTGGAGCGCATATTTGCTGATGCGAGCAAGGACCCCATCCAGATATCATATGGAGTAATTAAGTCCATCACAAAAAATTTCGCTCAAGTGATTGGTAATGGTGCATTCGGTGTTGTTTACCTG GGAGCTCTTAAAAATGGGATGGTtgctgtgaagaagctttcccaGTCTACGAATGATCTTTCTGACACACAATTTTTGGCCGAGGTTAAATGTCTAAAGAGGGTAAAGCACCAAAATATTGTAAGATTTCTGGGGTATTGTGTAGAATCGCATGGGGAAGTGATAGAAATAGATGGAAAACATGTGATTGCTGAGGTACAACAAAGGTTACTCTGCTTTGAGTATGTACCGAATGGAAGCCTTCACGATTATCTTCAAG GCTTCACTTCTACAGAGAAAACTTATGGATTTGAATGGAATATTCGCTATCAAATAATTAAGGGAATTTGTGCGGGTTTGCATTATCTTCATCAAGCACGTATTTATCATTTGGATCTCAAACCTGGAAATGTGCTGCTGGGTACTCACATGGAGCCAAAAATTACAGATTTTGGTGTGTCAAGGTGCATTGATGAAAATCAATCTACGATATGTACAGTCAATCTATATGGAACACC GGGATATATTGCACCAGAATTAATTGATAAAAATACAATATCATTCAAGTCAGACATATTCAGTTTTGGCATTATCATGGCCAGATTATTGACAGGGAGTAACGGGAGTATTACTGAAAAC tggcatgaaacattaaatacaGACTGCCAACAAATGAAGAGATGCATTGAAGTAGCAAAAAATTGTGTCGAATCTGAACCTTATAAGAGACCCACCATTGCTGACATAGTCCATAAGCTTAATGAGATAGAAACCACAATTCAAAAGGTTCCACAAGTTGTTAATGAGCCGAGAAATGACCCAAGCTCTTCATTACATCAG GTTGTTAAAAGATTCAAGGCACTGTCTGTACAAACTCTTCATGAATATTCTAG ATTTGCTGATATATATGAGGATCTAAATGTGTTGGAGCATATAGTTGAAGGAAGCGAGAATCCAAGTAATCTGTCGTATCCACTTTTACAATTCATCACTGAAAACTTCTCTGATAAGCGAAAGATTGGTCATAATGAACTCGGAGAATGTTTCAAG GGTATCGTGCAGATTGTTGTTGTGACAAGGCTTTCAGGGAGCCTCAATATTAACGATGGGGTGTTTCATCAGCAGATTGGAAATATAATGATGGCTCGGCACCAAAATGTAGTGCAGTTTCTAGGATACTGTTCTTATGCAGTAGAAAAGAAGGTAGAAATAGGTGGTGACGTTGTCATTGCTGAGAAACGCGAAAGATTGCTCTGTTTCGAGTATTTAAGCAAAGGAAATCTTAGCAATCATCTTTCTG ATGAACTAAGTGGACTTGAATGGCATACACGTTATCAGATAATTAAGGGAATCTGTGAGGGTTTGTGTTATCTTCACAAGGAAAAGGATATCATTCACATGGATCTCAAACCTGCAAGTATCCTACTAGATGATGACATGGTTCCAAAGATTGCAGATTTTGGTATATCAAAACTCATATGTACGAGTGATGAACGTCTGCGGCAGCT TGGATACTCAGCTCCAGAGAGGATGTCTGATGGCGTGACATCACGTAAGGCAGACATTTATAGTCTGGGCGTCATAATCACAGAGTTGGTGACTGGAA GTACTTTGTAG
- the LOC136484332 gene encoding cysteine-rich receptor-like protein kinase 25 isoform X4: protein MSDQQASEVEDLERIFADASKDPIQISYGVIKSITKNFAQVIGNGAFGVVYLGALKNGMVAVKKLSQSTNDLSDTQFLAEVKCLKRVKHQNIVRFLGYCVESHGEVIEIDGKHVIAEVQQRLLCFEYVPNGSLHDYLQGFTSTEKTYGFEWNIRYQIIKGICAGLHYLHQARIYHLDLKPGNVLLGTHMEPKITDFGVSRCIDENQSTICTVNLYGTPGYIAPELIDKNTISFKSDIFSFGIIMARLLTGSNGSITENWHETLNTDCQQMKRCIEVAKNCVESEPYKRPTIADIVHKLNEIETTIQKVPQVVNEPRNDPSSSLHQVVKRFKALSVQTLHEYSRFADIYEDLNVLEHIVEGSENPSNLSYPLLQFITENFSDKRKIGHNELGECFKGIVQIVVVTRLSGSLNINDGVFHQQIGNIMMARHQNVVQFLGYCSYAVEKKVEIGGDVVIAEKRERLLCFEYLSKGNLSNHLSDELSGLEWHTRYQIIKGICEGLCYLHKEKDIIHMDLKPASILLDDDMVPKIADFGISKLICTSDERLRQLGYSAPERMSDGVTSRKADIYSLGVIITELVTGNKMAGTL from the exons ATGAGTGACCAACAAGCAAGTGAAGTTGAAGACCTGGAGCGCATATTTGCTGATGCGAGCAAGGACCCCATCCAGATATCATATGGAGTAATTAAGTCCATCACAAAAAATTTCGCTCAAGTGATTGGTAATGGTGCATTCGGTGTTGTTTACCTG GGAGCTCTTAAAAATGGGATGGTtgctgtgaagaagctttcccaGTCTACGAATGATCTTTCTGACACACAATTTTTGGCCGAGGTTAAATGTCTAAAGAGGGTAAAGCACCAAAATATTGTAAGATTTCTGGGGTATTGTGTAGAATCGCATGGGGAAGTGATAGAAATAGATGGAAAACATGTGATTGCTGAGGTACAACAAAGGTTACTCTGCTTTGAGTATGTACCGAATGGAAGCCTTCACGATTATCTTCAAG GCTTCACTTCTACAGAGAAAACTTATGGATTTGAATGGAATATTCGCTATCAAATAATTAAGGGAATTTGTGCGGGTTTGCATTATCTTCATCAAGCACGTATTTATCATTTGGATCTCAAACCTGGAAATGTGCTGCTGGGTACTCACATGGAGCCAAAAATTACAGATTTTGGTGTGTCAAGGTGCATTGATGAAAATCAATCTACGATATGTACAGTCAATCTATATGGAACACC GGGATATATTGCACCAGAATTAATTGATAAAAATACAATATCATTCAAGTCAGACATATTCAGTTTTGGCATTATCATGGCCAGATTATTGACAGGGAGTAACGGGAGTATTACTGAAAAC tggcatgaaacattaaatacaGACTGCCAACAAATGAAGAGATGCATTGAAGTAGCAAAAAATTGTGTCGAATCTGAACCTTATAAGAGACCCACCATTGCTGACATAGTCCATAAGCTTAATGAGATAGAAACCACAATTCAAAAGGTTCCACAAGTTGTTAATGAGCCGAGAAATGACCCAAGCTCTTCATTACATCAG GTTGTTAAAAGATTCAAGGCACTGTCTGTACAAACTCTTCATGAATATTCTAG ATTTGCTGATATATATGAGGATCTAAATGTGTTGGAGCATATAGTTGAAGGAAGCGAGAATCCAAGTAATCTGTCGTATCCACTTTTACAATTCATCACTGAAAACTTCTCTGATAAGCGAAAGATTGGTCATAATGAACTCGGAGAATGTTTCAAG GGTATCGTGCAGATTGTTGTTGTGACAAGGCTTTCAGGGAGCCTCAATATTAACGATGGGGTGTTTCATCAGCAGATTGGAAATATAATGATGGCTCGGCACCAAAATGTAGTGCAGTTTCTAGGATACTGTTCTTATGCAGTAGAAAAGAAGGTAGAAATAGGTGGTGACGTTGTCATTGCTGAGAAACGCGAAAGATTGCTCTGTTTCGAGTATTTAAGCAAAGGAAATCTTAGCAATCATCTTTCTG ATGAACTAAGTGGACTTGAATGGCATACACGTTATCAGATAATTAAGGGAATCTGTGAGGGTTTGTGTTATCTTCACAAGGAAAAGGATATCATTCACATGGATCTCAAACCTGCAAGTATCCTACTAGATGATGACATGGTTCCAAAGATTGCAGATTTTGGTATATCAAAACTCATATGTACGAGTGATGAACGTCTGCGGCAGCT TGGATACTCAGCTCCAGAGAGGATGTCTGATGGCGTGACATCACGTAAGGCAGACATTTATAGTCTGGGCGTCATAATCACAGAGTTGGTGACTGGAA ATAAAATGGCAGGTACTTTGTAG